In Chitinophaga nivalis, a single genomic region encodes these proteins:
- a CDS encoding terpene synthase family protein, with the protein MDHISSLGHTFYRFPHLVSPYAEELDRQMKFLYDSVSSLDVNLRNKLKQGKFGFAVAYLYPTATLEQLSAFVKIMGFFFIHDDESLVSEDFSGQKEVIRRYSNALLGEVSEEEADEVAMLLLQAHKEFVQNGVDPIWMKRFALSMTQYMEADERENIYRLAGKGIGISEYLAIRSFSVGVRPCFDYTSMISSLQVPDDIYYDEVMIQLRNLSSDMVVLINDLASYPKEAAEKDEMNIVLLTCRSKGVSVENARKEVIAMHNTLFDKYMKIRKEFVWRFNHVPDVNRLLKGMEEVVLGNLLWSFLDSDRYHYPPGEEAPRW; encoded by the coding sequence ATGGATCATATATCATCGCTGGGGCATACCTTTTATAGATTTCCTCATTTAGTGAGTCCTTATGCAGAAGAGTTAGACAGGCAGATGAAATTTTTATATGACTCTGTTTCTTCGCTGGATGTAAATCTTCGTAACAAATTGAAGCAAGGGAAATTTGGTTTTGCGGTTGCTTATTTATATCCCACAGCAACATTGGAACAATTATCTGCCTTTGTTAAGATTATGGGCTTTTTTTTCATCCATGATGATGAATCGTTGGTCAGTGAGGATTTCTCCGGACAAAAGGAAGTGATACGCCGTTATTCCAATGCATTACTGGGCGAAGTAAGCGAAGAGGAGGCCGACGAAGTAGCGATGTTATTATTACAAGCCCATAAGGAGTTTGTACAAAATGGCGTAGATCCTATCTGGATGAAACGATTTGCTTTGAGCATGACCCAGTATATGGAAGCAGATGAAAGGGAGAATATCTACCGGTTAGCGGGGAAGGGAATCGGGATAAGCGAATACCTGGCTATCCGGTCTTTTTCGGTGGGGGTACGGCCTTGTTTTGACTACACATCGATGATTTCCTCTCTCCAGGTACCGGATGATATCTATTATGATGAGGTCATGATTCAATTAAGGAATTTGAGCAGTGACATGGTCGTATTAATTAACGATCTGGCTTCTTATCCCAAGGAAGCCGCAGAAAAGGATGAGATGAACATTGTCTTGCTGACGTGTCGGAGTAAAGGAGTTTCCGTGGAAAACGCCCGGAAAGAAGTAATTGCCATGCATAATACACTTTTTGATAAATATATGAAGATCCGAAAGGAGTTTGTGTGGCGCTTTAATCACGTACCGGACGTAAACCGTTTATTGAAAGGAATGGAGGAAGTGGTGTTGGGTAATTTACTATGGTCTTTTCTGGACTCCGACCGTTATCATTATCCACCGGGAGAAGAAGCGCCCCGGTGGTAA